The genomic region agatgtttcagtaagtttttctcagactggacaccttccaggcctgggcacaattctttcccctggtacagctcttgttgcagctcaggtggtagctaggggattcttcatgatggcttctccccctctctcttctcttcccccctttatatatcttttgcataaggcgggaactctttgtctctctgggtttccacccccccctcactggagaagcaccaggttaaagatggattccagatcaggtgacatgatcacatgtcactgcaagacttcattactcacttgccagcacacacatatacaggaagactcacaggtaaatacagccatctgcagacaatgggagtcatcaagattccaaaccatcattaatggtccacactttacacaattacaataggccctcagagttacattttatatttctagttttagatacaagagtggtacatttatacaaatcagatgatcacactcagtagattataagctttgtaatgataccttacaagagaccttttgcgtgaggcatatcccagttacttacattcacttattaccgtattttctctaaaacaatctcagttacattatattgacttattatcaagtttttataaaaccatatagactgcacaacatcacagggAGGACTAAAGACACATTTTTTTCATACAAGGGTTGCCACCTTGTTTAAATTATATAAAGTGGGTGAAGCAAAATTTGCATCTAAAAGAAAGCTGTTAAAGTTTCATATAAATAGAATTTACTTTCTTCATAGATTCTGAGTGAGATTAACATTTGGAAAATAACAGAATCTTCTAAAGTTCCCAAAAGAAAATACTAAAGACAATATAGTGAAACATATATCTTGTAACAGATTAAACTATATGAGTAAGTAATCATATCATAAACAAAGCCAGGAGATTCTTTTCTTTACAGTACATACTAAtattgatacacctctacccctatataacgcgacccgatataacatgaattcggatataacgcggtaaagcagtactcTGCGGGCGGGGgaagctgcgcactccagcggatcaaagcaagttcgacataacgcgatttcacctataacgcggtaagattttttggctcccaaggccagcgttatatcggggtagaggtgtactaacaAATTTCATCAAGTAAAACTTCCCTATATTTCAGAGTTGATTCAGTGGAATAAAATTCAATATGAAAGTTCCTGAAACAGAATGCCAATGATTAATAGTCTCAAAGGAAGTTGTAAAACCTAAAGATACTAGGAGAACTAGGAATTCCAGTGTCTAGGGAGAATTTCCAGAGATGATATCTGACAAACTAGTAGGAGTAAAAAGCTCCTTAATATTGCTTTAGCTCCTGTGAGTTTGCTTTTTCTTGTACCTGAGACTCCCAGTTACTACAGTAAATTATATTTGTTCGTATTTTCTGATCTCTTGCACTATTTGATGAACAGATCAAAATGGTCCAGAAAGAACTGTAGCAAGAGAAACTGATAGCCATTATAGTCTTCCCAGCACAGACACCTTGACTATCTCAAGCTTGCCAGTTTTGCAGCTAGAACTGTGAAACTTCAAGACAAATTGTTTGTCAAGATTTTGTAATTTAATAGAACATTGACATCCTTAAACAAGTCATATTTGGGTTTTACTGATTTTGACAAAGTAGTATTCCTGACTGTTTATTCTACCATTCCTCTGTTTTCTGAGTTTCCTTATGCCCTAGTATCTTGCAGTAATCTTTATTCTTATCTCACAAAGGTTGCCCATTGTTGGTGTTTCATAAGCCATAATTCTTCTTCAATTAACCCTTCTGCGCATACACTGTATGGGTGCAAGATCAAGCCCTTTTTTGCAGTAACTGTGAATTCTCCATATTATAAAATGCATCTCTTTAAACTGGATCAAATTATCATTTCAGTATCCCTCCTTGTCTCAGTCCCTTAAACTGTTGTATAATTATAACATTTTAAGTATATTCTTAGTCTCTTTTGGAAATCATATTTATCATATGACAGTAGTAATTTTCCCGTTACTTAACAAATTTGTTTCTCCTTCTCCCTCCTAATTTGCCAATAGATCTTTTAATTTGCATCCTTGATTACTGGATTATATCATAATGTTTAAATTTAGTCTCTCTAAAGGACTGCATGTTCCAAGTTTGTTCTTAAAATCCATAAATTGGTATGAAGAAAGTTCTTCTCCTCAGTGATCTTGTCCTCTTGTTGTTTTATTATACTTTTAATTGTCAGTGTGGTTAATCAGATTTATATTGCTGATATTAAAATGCTGTTGCTCTATATAATTTTGCCATGTGTTGGCaacaaaagatttttaaaaatctcttgaaAGAAATTTACCCTAAAATACAATGTTGGGGCAACAGTATGAGCAATGAAAAATACAATGTTGGTAAAAACTGTAAGCATGTCAGTCCTCTGAGGTACTAACTGAGGTACCTGGTTCAGAAATTTCAGACAATCCTTCATAGGAAGGAGAAAAAATTCTGTATTTTCATTGATTGAAGAACAGgcactgtcacagttcaggacaactgcacctgtatttcccttcAATGGTCCAACTAGGGCACCTGCTCTCAGGTTTCCAGCTCCCCAGTCACTGCCTTTCTTAGGTGAAGtcccatgtctctctctcttctgggggtggtatttccaggctgtgcagttccctgccttcactctgTCGTTCACTGCAGAGGCACTGGCAGGCTGCACAAACACACCTGCTTGTTTTCTGTTCAGAGACTGATAAGCGTTATTGTCAAATTATAAATTTCTTATAAACAATTCTTTCAGTGTAAGCCTATATTATTCTTACGGTACAAGCACTACAGAAAAACCATattaaacacagtaaaagaacctacacacacgcttataagcttaccagagattaCCCCTACCCCAACATGGGTGCTGGAGCAGTCCTTCCAAACCCACCGAAGGGGTTTCttttgtggttacaagttcatcacagcttctgctcagaacaagcacacagtCTTATGGGCCTCAGTAGGCCCAGTCCTGCTAACCCTTCTttaaggattggggccctctgtGGACTAGAGGTCCtgcccatttgctggatcagaaagaaggccctgagccagtttaaaaccaggctgtTTATCTAAAAATCATTTCTTTGtgtgttggtccctggagaatccagtttgaactagtatatgtgtACCTTTCCAAAGGGGGTGGtgtcagaggcagggccggctccaggcaccagctgaccaagcacgtgcttagggcggcaccttagaaggggcggccaatgttggggtggcggggggcggtcgcggtgtttttgtttttttgttcagcGGGGCGGCACTCgagggtggtttttttgtttcggCCAGGCAGCGTGGGGAGTGTTTCGGCGGCGcagcacgggggagggggagcttcagcggcccagcccggcactggggaggggggttgggtggcccAGCGcaccgggggtttgggcggcccagcccggcgctcgggggtttgggtggcctggGGCTTTGGGGGTTTGAGCGGCCcggtgctccgggggtttgggcagcgcggcgcggcgctcaggggggcgggggtttgggcggcccagcccggcgcccggggggggggcaggggtttgggcggcgcagcgctggggggtggggggatcggtGGTACGGCACAGTGTGGCGCTCAgagggggcgggggtttgagcagcccagcgctccaggggtttgggcggcccagcctggctcggtgcggcgctgggggcgggggcagcggtgcagcgctgggggtggggtttaCGGCGGggtggcgctcttcttttttgcctggggcagcaaaaaagttagagccagccctggtcagagGACAATAATGGAAGAAGTACATTAGCATCCCCCTCCTACTAGAGAAGGAACATACAATTCCACAAAACACATATATAATTGTATTTGTAAtacagtgaaaccccgctataccgcgatgtgtggggtccaaaaaattacaTCGCACTAAATGCGGGGTCGCGGTATAGCGGGGTTTCAAGCCCGTCAGTGGTCCCCAAGGCGGTGCGTTGATGTGCGCCGCCTAGtgcccctagtgcccagcaggggagagaagctgcggccccgcacctgccagggacagtgagcaccggcgcccgcagccctgttgttctctgtccccggctGGCGGGGCCGCGGCTCCTCTTGAAGCTGGAGAGAAGCCATGGCCccgcgcctgctggggacagagaacaacagggctgcgggcgccggtgctcactgtccctggcaggcgcagggccgcagcttctctcccctgcctggcacttctctcccctgcctggcaGGCGTCATGGCGTTTGGGACCACTGGTACATACAGTACTGTACTACTGTATGTCTTAAACGGGGGCCAAATTGTGATCGCATTATATGCGTTTCGTGTTATGGCGGGGCGCCTTATTGCGGGGTTTGACTGTACAATGGAAACCAAAGGTGTTACACCTAATTCAGTAAGGATTagcttaattcagtaaagtttatctaaattccataaggtttgttcaggatattacaggacactattgtcagtctgtcacaggcACATCTATTGGTGTCATGACAAAAATGACTATAAAACTGATGAAACTGCCTACAATAGCATGCAgccaatctgtgactgctagtagcaaatatccccaacaggcagtgatgggacactatatggggagggctctgagttactacagagaattttttcccaggtgtctggctggtgggtcttgccaaaATGCTCAGGGTTCAACTGACTGCatatctggggtcaggaaggaatttctccccaggtcagattagcagagaccctgggttgatttttattttattttattttattttattttgccttcctctgtagcatggggcatgggtcaatTGAAGGTAAAACCagggtaaatggtggattctctgtaacttgaaatctttaaatcatgatttgaggacttcagtgactcagccagaggttaaggttctattacaggagtgggtgggtgaggttctatggcctgcagtgtgctggaggtcagactagatgatcatgattgtCTCTTATTGCCTTAAAGTCAATGAGTCTAAATAACTATATTTACCCTACTTTTTGCATAATATTCAGCATTGGATGTGGGACAAACTTTCTGCACCCTGTCAGTAGTTGCatgtgatttaaaacaaaacatacataTATTGTATCTGCAGTAGTCTGCACTTCTACTATTTGCTTTGACTACATAACGATTTAATGTCGTGctaaaaaaggaagagaaatcaTCCTGAGCATTAACATGGGACATGAGTACCCTGAGAACAGGATGAGACCTTTGATCTCAAAATAGTGGTAGATTTATTCTGCATCTTATCCTGGATCTTCAGTAATAGGGGAGTCAGCAACTTAATTCATTCTGCCTTTATGACTAAGGGTACAGTCTAACCCCTATTaaggtcaatgggaatttttccattgtgGAAATTCTTAGGGGCTTGTAGCTTGCTTTATCAAAAAATTGTAACCCTAATATTATGAGTATTAATGAACCGTAAAGTAAATGTTCATTACATGTTTTTAGAAACATGTATCcatttttgtgaacattttttcaTTTAGATTTCACATCGATTAAATGATGAAGATGACTCTCCAGAAAGAAGCCTACTGTCAAGTGCAGTTGTAAAAGAGACATTAATGGCTCCAAAGGAATGGACACCACGGAATGTATTTCCAGGGGTTTTAAAAGATTGTCAAAGTGCCACTATGACCATTACTGAGATAGATATTACGGTAAAAGATAATTCTCTTGAGAAGTCTATACCTGACTTTATTTTATCATCAACATCAGAGAAGATTTCCAGGGAAACATTAACTGTACAAAGTATAATGGGTGATGAATTTGAAATTAGAGATTTGCTGAAACCACTCAGTGATTCAGAGAGTCCAGAAATGATAAACCCCTTGCATGACACATTACAGTGTCAAGGTGATGCTCTATCTGTAGATATATCAGTAGATGAGAACAGCAATGTCCTGCCAATAGACCTTCTGACAGCACTGAACTCCTTTTCAGAATTTGTAGTACAGCCTGTCCGTCAATTAGTAGGGAAGGAAAGAGAGCTTAATGCTGAAGAAGaacatgtgagatcagaatccagtaTTTTCCAGATAGATGACTGCACTCAAATAACAGATAACAGTTTTGAACCTCAATTTTCTGTGAAGCAATTGGAAGAAATAAAAGCATTAACAGAGGCTCCATTTCAGTGTACTTTAGATGAACAAGTATGTACATGTTTTAATAcctatttgaaatgttttgtgtaTCTTACAATATTTTACTGAAGAGTTAATTTTTTCTAAGATGTTATTAGTCTTGGTACAGAATTATTGAGTCTGGAATTTACAGGTTTATtagtcttttttttatttaaagtcttCTAATCCTTTTCTACTTTTTCACGTCAGTTATTGAACTTTTTAGAATGGAGAAATCCTAGTAAACTTTGTCTACTTGCTTCATACTATTCTGTGCTATGCAATGCTATCTGCTTGTGCGTTCCCCATTGTTATAGTATCTAAGCATCTCAcagatatttaaaaatagaaataatatcTCTTCTCAGCCTGTAGAATAACTAGCATGATTAGCTGAAAGGATTATtttgtatcaagtatcagggggtagccgtgttagtctgtatctacaaaaataacaaggagtcaggtggcaccttaaagactaacatatttatttgggcataagctttcgtgggtaaaaacctcacttcttcagatgcatagagtgaaagttacagatgaaggcattatatactgacacatggagaccagggagttacttcgcaagtggagaaccaatgttgacagggccaattcgatcagggtggatgtagtccactcccaataatagatgaggaggtgtcaattccagaagaggaaaagctgcttctgtagtgagccagccactcccagtccttattcaagtccagattaatggtgttaaatttgcaaatgaatttataacctataacattactgtaaagTTATTGTAACAATTAtaataacatcactataacagccatgctcagtacatcatgagccttccaaagacacccgacatgacaaactttgcattggataccacacaatcgtTTTACGAGGAATAACATGGAGGTGCTGGATGTTTCCCCAAGGTACAGAGTGTTACACCTCTCCTCTTAGTTTACTGCAGgagggttagtcactgactagCTCAAAGGCAGTTTGTGTTATAGTTCTCCTGGCATCCAGCCATTAAGGCCGTGAGGCagtatgcctcggtttccccattcacacacagcaaACCAAATTTTTTATGGTTTTATGATTTCTCTGCTGTGATAAGCTTTAAACCTGTTTACAGGTATTAATTGAAAAGTAGCATTATCATAAGGTTTAACATCCGTGTCAAAATTCTTATCCCAAaaacttaacattaataccaaAATTTTTATCACAGATGTGTGTTTACAAGTATCTTTATGATACCACACCCTCTGTTCAGATAGTGTAGTTtgaggttagtttgttcattacccatggtgtcctttgacactctcccatgtaatcagtcactggcttttccttccctccattgTTCCCCATTGTGTGGGCtcttaatttaatcatgtttctggAATTTTGGTACCTCAGGGTCTGGCAAGATAGGTGTTcagggggatcctgcacattggctggccctttggggagcggtctcccaaccccaggactgtatatatgcagaaaatccagctccccttttggggttaccctgtgtttccccctcccagcactgagtccttccctgctccctagagggctgtgatctgtgctctctgggctagGTGTGTTTACCCTTCGGTCAGAtgcaccttttcccagcagctctCCCATAATTGCTTTCTGTGTTTCACCAGCGTGGGGAAAGACACCCCCCTCTCTGTCAGTTGAGCCATTTGTATTCTCACAAACTACCACCTGGCAGTTTCCTGGTCCCAACTCCTCTGCTGTTACTGGTATTGGAGctgcatcttgatttaaagacaggtttcagagtagcagccgtgttagtctgtatccgcaaaaagaagaacaggagtacttgtggcaccttagagactaacaaatttagcttatgctctaataaatttgttagtctctaaggtgccacaagtactcctgttcttttgatttaaagagacacagttactttccaaaaacttatcagaaatagcatcctgaaaaatTGGGACCTGGATTTGGGGTACCCTCTGCCACCTGTTTCTCTGAGGCTAACCTCACAGAACCAATATGATAGGTTTCAATTGCTTGGAGGGTTTCTGTGTTGAGGACAGCAGAACTAACATGAGCTATTGGTTGCCTGCTTCCTCTTAGCACAaggcatttattcctcaggtgatcagtggaaATACACTGATAGCACCTTTTGGGCTCTTCTGcttttacaggagatttgggatgaAGGTTAGAGGAATGTTTATGGGTAAGAGAATGTTTaggctcccaacccccttctctcttcCTAGGGGCAAAATGGGATCCTCCCTTTCCATCAGTTTTAAACCCCTTTTTCTGTGGCCTGCCCTCAATAAACGCCTGAAGGCATCAGCTAAAAAAGCCATCTCATCCACAGACTTTACGTCTTTGTCCCATTACATCCCTATGTCCTCATCCATCCACTTCCCTTGCTGGGTGTTCTTAGTAGTTCCAGGGCCTGTATAGCATGGCACACAACTCCAAGTGTGTTCCTTTGTGCAGGCAATATATTTGTAGAACTCCAGTTATTAAGTAATCTATTTATTCTAagtctctatctatctatctgtgcATGTATAACTTAAATGACATTTTGCTTTTAACACCACACACCATAATCCAGGCACAGCATTTCTTTTAATAGcttgtgtcaaggctggatccccactttgaactttagggtacaaatgtaggggcctgcatgaaaacttctaagcttaactaccagcttagctctggttccgctgccaccatttccctccctgggaagcctgagaaacctttcaccaactctctggtgagtacagatccaaaccccttggatcttaaaacaaggagaaattaaccatcccccctccttcctcccaccaactcctggtgaacacagatctaaTCCccttgggatctaaaacaaggacaaattaactatcccccctccttcctcccaccatctcctggtgaatcaagatccaaaccccttggatcttaaaacaaggcaaaatcaatcaggttctaaaaagaaagcttttaattaaagaaaaaggtaaaaatcatctctgtaaaatcagtatggaaattaaccttacagggtaatcagacttaaagagctcagaggactcccctctagtctcaggttcaaagtacagcaaacaaagataaacactctagtaaaaggtacatttacaagttgagaaaaacaaaggaaaactaacacgccttgcctggctatttacttacaagtttgaaataggagagacttgtttagaaagatgtggagaacctggattgatgtctggtccctctcagtcccgagaacgaacacactcacaaacaaagaacacaaacaaaagccttcccccccaccccccagatttgaaagtatcttgtccccttattggtcctttaggtcagatgccagccaggttacctgagcttcttaaccctttaccgggaaaaggattttggagtctctggccaggagggattttatagtactgtacacaggacagctgttacccttccctttatagttatgacacgccccccaaatcacagatagtgttggacgttcggttccacactggctgtgatttcttcctggagttctaggagaaaacagagttaataagacacatgtacctttagacatactactgattatataaaaactaacaatatgtttcattccaagaacaattattaaccagttaactctgggaaactttcccgggagagtgcatcagccactttgttagaagctcccgaaatgtgttgtatttcaaaatcaaaatcttggagagctaaactccaccgaagaagttttttgttatttcccttggcggtatgaagccactgtagcgcagcatggtctgtttgtagttggaaacgccgtccccaaacatatgggcgtagcttttccagcgcgtacacaatggcatagcattccttttcgctgattgaccaatggctttccctctcagacagtttcttactgagaaacatgacaggatggaattcttgatctggtccttcctgcattaaaactgctcccacgcctcgctctgacgcatctgtggttacttggaacggttcatcaaagtctggggcccttagcacagggtcagacatgagtgttgccttaagctgggtaaaggccttttgacactcatcagtccactgaactgcatttggctgtttctttctggttaggtctgtcagcggggcggcaaTTTgactgtagtggggtacaaatcacctataatatccagccaagcctaagaaggattggacctgtttcttagactttggaaccggccacttttggatagcatccactttggcctgtaggggatttatagttccttgacccacctggtgccccaggtaagtcactctgttttggcctatttgacactttttagccttaacagttagtcctgcctgctggatgcgctcgaaaactttttccaggtgctccaggtgctctgcccatgaatcagaaaaaatggccacatcatcgaggtaggcaactgcagattctcccaatcccgctaggagaccatctacaagtctttggaaggtggcgggtgcatttcgcaacccgaaagggagtacattgaattcatacacccctgcctgggtgacgaaggctgacctttccttagcgggttcatctagtggtacttgccagtaccccttggttaagtctaaagtagagatgaattgggcatgtcccaatttctccaatagctcttctgtgtgtggcattggatagttgtcaggacgagttacagcatttagcttacggtagtccacgcaaaagcgtatttccccatctggtttgggaactagaaccactggagatgcccatgcactcttagaggggcggattatacccatctgtagcatgtcctggatctccctttgtatagcagttttggcatgaggtgactcccggtagggtggggttctaatagggtgagcattacctgtgtcaatggagtggtatgcccgttcggtccatcctggagtggctgagaaaattggtgcaaagcttgtgcacagctccttgatctgctgtcgctgcagacgtccaagggtcgtggagaggttcacctcttccacgccaccatccttttttccttcgtagtagacaccttcaggccactccgcgtcatctgtttcctgggctgtaaactggcaaacgtttaattctctggaataaaagggcttaagagaattaacatggtataccttaggctttatgttggaggtgggggaggctatgagatagttaacagctcctaggcgctcctggaccgtgaatggtccttcccacgacgcttccattttatgggcctggagcgcctttaagaccatgacttggtctcctactttgaaggaccgttctctggaatgtttatcataccaggccttttgctcttcctgagcatcctttaggttttctttagcaagggctaaagaatgtcggagggtgttttgtaggttgcttacaaagtctagaatgttagttcctggagaaggcgtaaacccctcccattgctgcttcaccaactgtaatggccccttaacctcgcggccatacacaagttcaaatggtgaaaaccctaaactgggatgtggtacagccctgtaggcaaaaagcaactgctgcaacactaggtcccaatcattggagtgttcatttacgaatttacgtatcatggcccccaaagttccattaaacctctccaccaggccattggtttcatggtggtaaggggtggcaaccaagtgattcaccccatgagcttcccacaggttttccatggtccctgccaggaaattagttcccgaatctgtaaggatgtcggagggccaacctaccctggcaaaaatgtctgttaatgcctggcacacacttttagccctggtgttgcttaagggtactgcttccggccatcgggtagcaaaatccatgaaagtcagtacgtactgctttcctctgggtgtcttctttgggaaaggacccagaatatccacagctacacgctgaaatgggacctcaattatgggtagtggctggagaggggctttaacctgatcttggggctttcccactcgttggcacacctcacaagaccggacataattagcaacgtccttgcccattccctcccagtggaaggacttccccaaccggtctttggttctgttcaccccagaatggccactgggatgatcatgggctaagctcaagagctttacccgatacgtagtgggaactaccaactgtctttgaggatgccagtcttcctggtgcccaccagaaagagtctccttgtataaaagtccttgttctacaacaaaccgtgatcggttagaagagctgagaagcggtggggtgctccgcgccgctgcccaagctttctgaaggctgtcatctgcttcctgctcggcctggaactgttctcttgatgctggagacatcagttcctccttggactgtggactgggacttggtccctctggaagcgatgcaggtgctggggctgtttccactgactgtgaaccgctgtccgctggtgcactatgtggtaactcaggctctggctgagcctcttgggtagggttatctgctgcttctgccagttcaggctcgctggtgccctctggcgttggagttgtagacgggtttgcaagcgctggactcagtgctggcagtgattctggtgctggttgcgttgccagttccggttctgggactggctttggctgggtctctgggattggatccactacggctgttgcagtcattggcaggggatcctgttccaccacctttgtctgggtctctggtaacacagacggggccctggtggacggctcaggaacagggatgggggtgaaagcttgcttagcctggctgcgggtgactattcccaccctcttggctagcttcacatggttggccaaatcttcccccagcagcatgggaatgggataattgtcatagactgcaaaagtccacattcctgaccagcccttgtactggacatgcaacgtggctgtaggcaaggttacagactgtgacacgaagggttgaattgtcactgtagccgtcgggttgatgagtttggggtccactagggattggtggatagttgacacttgagccccagtgtccctccaagcggtaaccttctttccgcccactctcaaggtttcccttcgctccgagggtatgagagaggcatctgggtttggggatctttggtgtgattggggtgtaatgaactgtaatcggttggggttcttggggcagtgagcctttatatgtcccagttcattacatttaaaacatcgccctgctaaggtatcaccgggacgatgttggttggtggagactggtgtggtggggtgagaaggcgtctggggtttcccttgggatgtggg from Chrysemys picta bellii isolate R12L10 chromosome 6, ASM1138683v2, whole genome shotgun sequence harbors:
- the LOC135972363 gene encoding uncharacterized protein LOC135972363 — protein: MTTKEVAKKIELAKLEAEENERKHQRLLQLTKLETEQREREEKAKEEAHKREMELKEKEMEMKEKERKHELEVAKAKPDTTAHPNNPSPGTTSHPRKFPTYKAGDDTEAFLENFERACLGYSIAADQYMVELRPQLSGPLAEVAAEMPKEHMNSYELFKNKARLRMGLTPEHARWRFRALKWKPDVSFTRHAYHIDKNCDAWVSGANVKSLEDLLSLVKMEQFLEGVPEEIERYILDRKPKTVTEAGEIGAQWVEVAEKKKTSSSWSEYQKGQAETKPYHRGQPKAPPTSQGKPQTPSHPTTPVSTNQHRPGDTLAGRCFKCNELGHIKAHCPKNPNRLQFITPQSHQRSPNPDASLIPSERRETLRVGGKKVTAWRDTGAQVSTIHQSLVDPKLINPTATVTIQPFVSQSVTLPTATLHVQYKGWSGMWTFAVYDNYPIPMLLGEDLANHVKLAKRVGIVTRSQAKQAFTPIPVPEPSTRAPSVLPETQTKVVEQDPLPMTATAVVDPIPETQPKPVPEPELATQPAPESLPALSPALANPSTTPTPEGTSEPELAEAADNPTQEAQPEPELPHSAPADSGSQSVETAPAPASLPEGPSPSPQSKEELMSPASREQFQAEQEADDSLQKAWAAARSTPPLLSSSNRSRFVVEQGLLYKETLSGGHQEDWHPQRQLVVPTTYRVKLLSLAHDHPSGHSGVNRTKDRLGKSFHWEGMGKDVANYVRSCEVCQRVGKPQDQVKAPLQPLPIIEVPFQRVAVDILGPFPKKTPRGKQYVLTFMDFATRWPEAVPLSNTRAKSVCQALTDIFARN